In a genomic window of Scheffersomyces stipitis CBS 6054 chromosome 4, complete sequence:
- the ANP1 gene encoding Mannan polymerase II complex ANP1 subunit (M-Pol II subunit ANP1) (Aminonitrophenyl propanediol resistance protein) (Mannan 8 Protein of the endoplasmic reticulum with a role in retention of glycosyltransferases in the Golgi, also involved in osmotic sensitivity and resistance to aminonitrophenyl propanediol) produces the protein MSFSMSQILSPYDYKDHGKESLNKKAIISSVKTALKSKILYGVVAIIVLVAFVKAQISAFSSPVYTPNFSKIPTVQYFDLDHYDGSANGWQHEERVLFCVPLRDAAPHLPMFFGHMKNLTYPHNLIDLAFLVSDSSDDTMGELQKHLKEVQTDPDTSKRFGEIEIFEKDFGQVIGQGFSDRHGFAAQGPRRKLMARARNWLWTVAIKPYHSHVYWRDADVETVPPTILEDLMHHDKDVIVPNVWRPLPDWLGNQQPYDLNSWQESDGGLSLAETLDEDACIVEGYVEYQTWRPHLAYLRDPYGDPEVEMELDGIGGVSILTKAKVFRTGAHFPAFSFEKHAETEAFGKLSKRMGYSVIGLPHYVIWHIYEPSSDDLKHMEWMASEEIRQKEEAKIKKVYDKVWNKAFEDVQDVWRSEKNMFLKNTDMSNVRRIQVDWSGVDDNLDKQSNDKKLADFSPE, from the coding sequence ATGTCGTTCTCGATGTCTCAGATTTTGAGCCCCTACGACTACAAAGACCACGGCAAAGAGTCGCTAAATAAGAAGGCGATAATTTCGTCGGTTAAGACGGCGCTTAAATCGAAGATCCTCTACGGTGTCGTGGCCATCATTGTCTTAGTCGCTTTCGTCAAGGCCCAAATTTCTGCATTCTCATCACCAGTCTACACACCCAATTTCTCGAAAATACCTACAGTTCAGTATTTTGACTTGGATCACTATGACGGACTGGCAAACGGCTGGCAGCACGAAGAGCGGGTGTTGTTCTGTGTACCGTTGAGAGACGCTGCTCCCCATTTGCCCATGTTCTTTGGCCACATGAAGAATCTCACATACCCTCATAATCTTATAGATCTAGCATTTCTCGTGTCAGATTCTTCGGACGACACTATGGGCGAGTTGCAGAAGCATCTCAAGGAGGTCCAGACCGATCCGGACACTTCCAAAAGATTTGGTGAAATCGAGATCTTTGAAAAGGACTTCGGCCAAGTTATAGGTCAAGGCTTCTCCGATAGACATGGTTTTGCCGCCCAAGGTCCCAGACGTAAATTGATGGCTAGAGCTAGAAACTGGCTCTGGACTGTCGCAATTAAACCCTACCATTCTCATGTCTACTGGCGTGACGCTGACGTCGAAACAGTGCCCCCTACTATTCTAGAAGACTTGATGCACCACGACAAAGACGTAATAGTGCCCAATGTATGGAGACCGTTGCCTGACTGGTTGGGCAACCAGCAGCCATATGACTTGAACTCGTGGCAGGAGTCAGACGGAGGGCTTCTGTTGGCAGAAACGTTGGATGAAGACGCTTGTATTGTAGAAGGCTATGTAGAGTACCAAACCTGGAGACCACATTTGGCCTACTTACGTGACCCCTATGGAGACCCAGAGGTAGAGATGGAATTGGACGGGATTGGAGGTGTTTCCATCTTGACCAAGGCCAAGGTTTTCCGTACCGGAGCTCATTTCCCAGCGTTTTCATTCGAGAAACATGCCGAAACGGAAGCCTTTGGCAAGTTAAGTAAGAGAATGGGCTATTCGGTGATCGGATTACCGCACTATGTGATCTGGCATATCTACGAGCCTTCCTCTGACGACTTGAAGCACATGGAATGGATGGCCCTGGAAGAAATCCGACAGAAGGAAGAGGCCAAGATTAAGAAGGTCTACGACAAAGTATGGAACAAGGCGTTTGAAGATGTCCAAGATGTCTGGAGACTGGAGAAGAATATGTTCCTCAAGAACACAGACATGTCCAACGTTAGACGTATCCAAGTAGACTGGTCAGGTGTAGATGACAATCTCGATAAACAGTCCAatgacaagaagttggctgatTTCTCACCAGAGTGA
- the SMC2 gene encoding Chromosome segregation and condensation (go_component nucleus~go_function ATP binding~go_process chromosome segregation) encodes MKVDELIIDGFKSYATRTVISGWDGQFNAITGLNGSGKSNILDAICFVLGIASMATVRASNLQDLIYKRGQAGVTKASVTIVFDNSEVSKSPIGFENCSTISVTRQIILGGSSKYLINGHKAQQQTVLNLFQSVQLNINNPNFLIMQGKITKVLNMKPTEILSLIEEASGTRTFEERKDKAQKTMAKKEAKLTEIRSLLKEEIDPKLEKLRNEKRSFLEYQQTQTDLEKLSRIIAAHDYTKLSHSFTNYSNSLSEHESRMAALTSEIDKLGNEIKNLNDDLTHVRKQREAELNNEGKLKELESQEARLSTEITRLNTSKEIAHDNLKDEQNKKQKLENQIAEIQSNLENNSDTYNSVKNDFDNATEQLQKLKEEYTKKDELLSTLSTGVSATGDMSTGYSAQLKEFKTKLNTSQNFIKTSKLKIAHLESQISNDKKKLVQAKAENQNILSDMEAYRSDIAAMEQEVSSKLGFDPSVIAELKSQEKQFHNDAYKLNGELNHMKREIGNIDFQYSRPSANFNDSLVRGIVAQLFELPETSNDKALALQVCAGGRLYNVVVENSEVATQLLERGQLKRRVTIIPLDKIHASSIDPRTVDYAKKLAPNKVELAINLIEFQDELVKAMEYIFGTTFVCNDPNTAKTITFDPKIRSRSITLEGDVYDPEGNLSGGSRKNDSSIIIKVQRYNKVSKRLSEVNYKLNEIRQEIQRMESLIENTKGLQNELLLKKHELSLLERKLENNPSSVILKQNQANEAEISGLQEQIRQEESNCQNFEKEINVIEKDIREFNSDKGSKLKDLKKDVVALKKEVEKKQVVLDKLTDKYQAIEVEGEQQKSDLIQARASLQTTIDTIQELTAKISSMEQKGAELNDTLVIVRVQLEEEKANLLGLDEEINELMKIIKDKNESLSNSKLEMQKLNHELEKSSTITKNLKNRLDAIISENDWVTDANVVENLVQQHPNINLDEGRDQLEVLQEKFQSMKRKVNVNIMSMIDNVEKKEASLKQMVKTIEKDKSKIVNTIEKLNGYKRETLNSTYQKVSTDFGQIFADLLPGSFAKLVPSNMMDVTKGLEVKVKLGEVWKESLVELSGGQRSLIALSLIMALLQFKPAPMYILDEVDAALDLSHTQNIGHLIKTRFKGSQFIVVSLKEGMFTNANRLFRTRFQDGTSVVSAM; translated from the coding sequence ATGAAGGTCGACGAGTTGATCATCGACGGGTTCAAGTCGTATGCAACGCGTACGGTGATTTCCGGCTGGGATGGCCAGTTCAATGCCATAACAGGACTTAACGGTTCTGGAAAGTCCAACATCTTGGATGCCATCTGTTTCGTATTGGGTATTGCTTCCATGGCAACAGTGAGAGCGTCAAACTTGCAAGATTTGATCTATAAAAGAGGCCAGGCTGGTGTGACAAAAGCCAGTGTCACTATAGTATTTGACAATTCTGAAGTCCTGAAATCACCCATAGGCTTTGAAAATTGTTCTACTATTTCAGTTACAAGACAAATCATATTAGGTGGAAGTTCCAAGTATTTGATCAATGGTCACAAAGCGCAGCAGCAGACAGTGCTCAACTTGTTTCAATCTGTTCAAttgaacatcaacaaccccaacttcttgattatGCAAGGTAAGATTACCAAAGTGTTGAACATGAAACCCACTGAgatcttgtcgttgattgaagaagccTCAGGAACACGAACTTttgaagagagaaaagaCAAGGCACAAAAGACAATGGCGAAGAAGGAGGCTAAACTCACAGAGATTCGTAGTTTGctcaaggaagaaatcgatCCCAAGCTCGAAAAGTTGCGGAATGAGAAAAGATCTTTTTTGGAGTACCAACAGACACAAACAGACCTCGAGAAGTTGTCAAGGATCATTGCTGCACATGACTACACCAAATTATCACATTCTTTCACCAACTACTCGAATTCTTTGAGCGAGCATGAGTCCCGTATGGCAGCTCTTACTAGTGAAATTGACAAGTTAGGCAACGAAATAAAGAATTTGAACGACGATTTGACACATGTGCGAAAGCAGCGTGAAGCAGAGTTGAATAATGAAGGAAAGCTCAAAGAATTGGAGCTGCAAGAAGCTCGTCTATCCACAGAGATTACCCGTCTCAACACTTCCAAAGAAATTGCCCACGATAACTTGAAAGACGAACAAAATAAGAAGcagaaacttgaaaatcaaatcGCAGAGATACAatcaaacttggaaaacaacTCTGATACGTACAATAGTGTTAAAAATGATTTTGATAATGCAACTGAAcagctccagaagttgaaagaagaatacacCAAGAAGGATGAGTTGTTATCGACATTGTCTACTGGTGTTTCAGCAACTGGTGATATGAGCACAGGCTATTCGGCTCAACTCAAAGAGTTCAAGACCAAACTAAATACATCTCAGAACTTCATCAAGAcgtccaagttgaagatagCACACCTTGAGAGTCAAATATCAAACGACAAGAAAAAACTTGTTCAGGCCAAGGCCGAAAACCAGAACATTTTATCCGACATGGAAGCATACAGATCTGACATCGCAGCGATGGAGCAAGAGGTAAGCAGTAAATTAGGATTCGACCCAAGCGTCATAGCCGAACTTAAACTGCAAGAAAAGCAATTTCACAACGATGCGTACAAGCTTAACGGTGAATTAAACCACATGAAGAGAGAAATAGGAAACATCGATTTCCAATATTCCAGACCTTCAGCAAACTTCAATGACAGTTTGGTACGAGGCATAGTCGCTCAGCTTTTTGAGTTGCCTGAAACTTCTAATGATAAGGCTTTGGCTTTGCAGGTTTGCGCTGGTGGGAGACTTTATAATGTCGTCGTAGAAAACTCCGAAGTTGCTACTCAGCTTTTGGAAAGAGGTCAATTAAAGAGAAGAGTAACCATTATACCTCTTGATAAGATCCACGCTAGTTCAATTGATCCACGCACTGTTGATTACGCCAAGAAACTCGCTCCAAACAAAGTGGAGTTGGCCATTAACCTTATAGAGTTCCAGGACGAGTTGGTCAAGGCAATGGAATATATTTTTGGAACGACATTTGTGTGTAACGATCCCAATACAGCTAAGACTATCACTTTTGATCCCAAGATTAGATCTAGATCAATTACATTGGAAGGTGACGTATACGACCCCGAGGGAAATCTTTCAGGTGGTTCGCGTAAGAACGATTCCTCTATTATAATCAAGGTACAGAGATACAATAAGGTATCAAAGAGGTTATCCGAAGTGAACTATAAATTAAACGAAATCAGACAAGAAATACAAAGAATGGAATCGTTGATAGAAAACACGAAGGGCCTTCAAAATGAATTACTTTTGAAAAAGCACGAGTTATCCTTATTAGAaagaaaattggaaaacaacCCTTCTTCTGTGATTCTAAAGCAGAACCAGGCCAACGAGGCTGAAATAAGTGGATTGCAAGAGCAAATTCGACAGGAAGAAAGTAACTGTCAAAATTTCGAAAAGGAAATTAATGTCATTGAAAAAGACATACGTGAATTCAACAGTGACAAGGGCTCTAAATTGAAGGATCTTAAGAAAGATGTTGTcgcattgaagaaagaggtagaaaagaagcaagtTGTGTTGGATAAATTGACAGATAAATATCAGGCTatcgaagttgaaggagaaCAACAAAAGTCAGACTTGATTCAAGCTAGGGCTTCTCTACAAACCACGATTGATACTATCCAAGAATTAACTGCTAAAATAAGCTCCATGGAACAAAAGGGAGCAGAGTTGAACGATACATTAGTCATTGTCAGGGTTCaattagaagaagagaaagcaAATTTGCTTGGtttggatgaagaaattaatgaattgatgaagattatcaaagacaagaatgaAAGTTTGAGCAATTCTAAATTAGAAatgcagaagttgaaccatGAATTGGAGAAGTCGAGTACTATCAcgaagaatttgaagaatagacTTGACGCAATTATCAGTGAAAATGACTGGGTTACTGATGCTAATGTTGTAGAGAACTTGGTACAACAACATCCAAATATCAATTTGGACGAGGGCCGTGACCAACTAGAGGTGCTCCAAGAAAAGTTCCAGAGCATGAAGAGAAAGGTGAATGTCAACATCATGAGTATGATTGAcaatgtagaaaagaaggaagctTCTTTGAAACAGATGGTCAAGACTATTGAAAAGGATAAGAGCAAGATCGTAAACACTATCGAGAAATTGAATGGCTACAAGAGAGAAACTTTGAATTCGACTTACCAGAAAGTGTCTACTGACTTTGGCCAGATCTTTGCCGATTTGTTGCCAGGATCATTTGCTAAGTTGGTACCTAGTAATATGATGGACGTTACAAAAGGTCTAGAAGTTAAAGTCAAGCTAGGAGAAGTATGGAAAGAGAGTTTGGTAGAGCTCTCTGGAGGTCAGAGATCATTGATCGCGCTTTCGTTGATCATGGCATTGCTTCAATTCAAGCCAGCTCCAATGTATATTttagatgaagttgatgctGCCTTAGATTTGTCACATACACAAAATATTGGGCATCTTATCAAGACGAGATTCAAGGGCTCACAGTTTATTGTTGTTTCCTTAAAAGAGGGGATGTTCACCAATGCTAACCGTTTGTTCAGAACCAGATTCCAGGACGGTACATCTGTAGTTTCAGCCATGTGA